In a single window of the Acinetobacter tibetensis genome:
- a CDS encoding ribonuclease E inhibitor RraB, with amino-acid sequence MSRNYELFPDDDNGNVLWQMYEDGNDLTDLHEIEFSIVFTTQDQAEKCALHLLHEEQKISLFQEEVKNDGSDLWVLNVHVNMIPEYQDVQDLEEWFVKIAEMFQGEYDGWGCLSYLYDYDDE; translated from the coding sequence ATGAGCCGCAACTATGAATTATTTCCAGATGACGATAACGGTAATGTACTGTGGCAAATGTATGAAGATGGCAATGATCTAACCGATCTACATGAAATTGAATTCTCTATTGTTTTTACAACCCAAGATCAGGCAGAAAAATGCGCTTTGCATTTATTGCATGAAGAACAAAAAATTTCGCTGTTTCAAGAAGAAGTCAAAAATGATGGCAGTGATTTATGGGTGTTGAATGTTCATGTCAATATGATTCCTGAATATCAGGATGTTCAAGATTTAGAAGAGTGGTTCGTTAAAATTGCTGAAATGTTCCAAGGTGAATATGACGGTTGGGGCTGCCTGAGCTACCTCTATGATTATGATGACGAGTAG